Within the Pseudonocardia alni genome, the region CGGTTCAGGCTGTCCAGCGACCCGCGGGCGGTGATGTCCTGCTGGCGCGCGGTGATCTGGCCGACGTCGCCGGCGGACACCTCGGGCCCGTTCGCCGACCCGGTGGTCAGCGCGGCGCTGAACTCCCCGGCCGTCCCGGCCCGGCCGGGGCCGGTGGTGTCGGTCAGCCGTTCCAGGGCGGTGTCCAGGATCTCCTGCACGCCCTCGCGGTCCGGGTCGACGCTCGCCAGCTGCCCCTCCAGGACCTGCCGGTTCGCGTCCGACTGGGAGATCGCGGCGTCGAGCTTGCTCTGCAGCAGCCGTTCGGCGATCTCGCTCTGCAGCACCAGGCCGAGCACCAGCACGACCGCCGACGACAGCGCCAGCGTCGAGGTGACCACCCGCAGCTGCAGCGACCGCCGCCAGGCCGCGGCGATGAGCATGCCCAGCTCGTGCGCCTGCACCCGCAGCGGGCCCAGCGCGCGGGCGACCCGCCGGGCCCCGGGCAGCCGGGCCAGCCGGGTGCGGAGTCCGCGGCGACGCGTCACCACGGCCGGTGCACCCGCGGCGCGCCGGTCACGGAGGACCGGCCTTGTACCCCACCCCGCGGACGGTCAGGACCACCTCGGGGCGCTCCGGGTCGCGCTCGACCTTCGACCGGAGACGCTGCACGTGCACGTTCACCAGGCGGGTGTCCGCGGCGTGCCGGTAGCCCCACACCTGCTCGAGCAGGACCTCGCGGGTGAACACCTGGCGCGGCTTGCGGGCCAGCGCGACGAGCAGGTCGAACTCGAGCGGGGTCAGCGCGATCGGCCGGCCCTCCCGGGTGACCTGGTGCGCGGGCACGTCGATGTCGATCTCGCCGATGGACAGCTGCTCGGCGGGCTCGGCGTCGTTGCGGCGGACCCGGGCCCGGATCCGCGCGACGAGCTCCTTGGGCTTGAACGGCTTCACGACGTAGTCGTCGGCGCCGGACTCCAGCCCGAGCACGACGTCGACGGTGTCGCTCTTGGCCGTCAGCATGACGATCGGGACGCCGGACTCCGCCCGGATGGCCCGGCACACGTCGATGCCGTTCATGCCGGGCAGCATCAGGTCGAGCAGCACCACGTCCGGCTGGGTGTCCCGGACGGCGGGCAGTGCCCGCGTCCCGTCGGACACGACCGCTGTCTCGAAGCCCTCGCCCCGCAGCACGATGGTGAGCATCTCGGCCAGGGCCGGGTCGTCGTCGACCACCAGTACGCGCGACTTCATGGACGTCACTATCCCAGCCCCGTGATCAGCACCGGTGCAGCAGGGCGGGCACGAGGGCCGTCGGTGCCGCGGCGGGGTCGTCGAGCACCGTCCAGCGGCTCAGCCAGGACCGCGCCGCCAGCTCCCGGTAGACGGCGTCGGTGCGGGCCTGCAGGCCGTCGTCGCTCTCGTAGGCGTCGCGGGCGCGGCCGGGCTCGGTGGCCGCGCGCGACCTCGCACGCTCCGCGGCGACCTCCCGGGGCGGTGCCAGCAGCAGCTGGTGGCCGGGCACCGGGATGCCGAACCGGTCGATCTCCAGCGCCCGGACCCAGCCGACGACCTCGCCGCCGGCGTCCTGGCCGAGCCGGGCGGCGCTGTAGGCGGCGTTGGAGGCGACGTAGCGGTCCACGAGCACGACGTCGTGCGCGGCGAGCGCCGCACGCAGCCCGGCCGCGGCGGCCCGGCGGTCGAGCGCGAACAGCACCGCCATCGCGTGCACCGAGGAGGCGAGGTCGCCCATCCGGCCGTAGAGCGCGTCGCGGGCCAGCTCGGCGTGCACGTCGTCGTCGTAGCGGGGGAAGGCCGTCGTGGTGACCGAGGCGCCGTGTGCGCGCAGCCCGGCGACGAGCTCCGTGGTGAACGTGTTCTTGCCCGCACCGTCCAGTCCCTCGACGACCACCAGTTCCCCCACGGCGGTCGAGCCTAGGTCAGGCACCCAGCTCCGAGACGGTGGGCCAGGTCGTCGCGAAGCCCGGGTGCAGGTCCAGCTCGCCGAGCCGGTCGGTGCGCACCCAGCGCAGCTCGGTGCTCTCCGCGCCGCGCACCCGGACCGGCGGCGCGTCCGGCGTCCGCACGACGACCGTGGTGTAGCTCCAGCCGCCGTGGTCGTCGACGAACTCCTCCACCGGCGCCAGCCCGGCGACGGCGAGGGTGCTCTCCTCG harbors:
- a CDS encoding dTMP kinase, encoding MGELVVVEGLDGAGKNTFTTELVAGLRAHGASVTTTAFPRYDDDVHAELARDALYGRMGDLASSVHAMAVLFALDRRAAAAGLRAALAAHDVVLVDRYVASNAAYSAARLGQDAGGEVVGWVRALEIDRFGIPVPGHQLLLAPPREVAAERARSRAATEPGRARDAYESDDGLQARTDAVYRELAARSWLSRWTVLDDPAAAPTALVPALLHRC
- the mtrA gene encoding MtrAB system response regulator MtrA, translated to MKSRVLVVDDDPALAEMLTIVLRGEGFETAVVSDGTRALPAVRDTQPDVVLLDLMLPGMNGIDVCRAIRAESGVPIVMLTAKSDTVDVVLGLESGADDYVVKPFKPKELVARIRARVRRNDAEPAEQLSIGEIDIDVPAHQVTREGRPIALTPLEFDLLVALARKPRQVFTREVLLEQVWGYRHAADTRLVNVHVQRLRSKVERDPERPEVVLTVRGVGYKAGPP